A genomic segment from Nitrospira sp. encodes:
- a CDS encoding Mobile element protein, translated as MSTKIHATVDALGNPLGVHLSAGQASDLEGADVLLPQLHAPILIADKGYDADARVIEPLTARGTQAVIPPRCNRHTLRTYDRTLYTARHLIENFFAKLKQFRCIATRYDKTARNFLAALHLTASVIWLI; from the coding sequence TTGAGTACCAAGATTCATGCGACGGTGGATGCCTTGGGTAATCCGCTCGGCGTTCATCTGTCAGCGGGCCAGGCCAGTGATCTGGAGGGCGCAGATGTGTTGCTCCCGCAGCTACACGCTCCCATTTTGATTGCTGACAAGGGATACGATGCAGATGCGCGTGTGATCGAACCGTTGACAGCGCGCGGCACACAGGCCGTCATTCCGCCACGGTGCAATCGTCACACGCTGCGAACGTATGACCGTACCTTGTACACGGCACGGCATTTGATCGAGAACTTCTTTGCCAAACTCAAGCAGTTCCGCTGCATCGCCACCCGCTATGACAAAACGGCCCGGAACTTCTTGGCGGCCCTGCACCTTACCGCCTCAGTCATTTGGCTAATTTGA
- a CDS encoding Mobile element protein yields the protein MIRRYGLRDDQWERIGVLLPGRVGQVGRPAADNRLFVEAVLYRYRAGIPWRDLPERFGDWKNAHRRFSRWAERGVWERVFRQLSRDADNEYAMIDSTIVRAHQHSAGARKKTGRKPLGGAKAG from the coding sequence ATGATACGACGTTATGGGTTACGCGACGACCAATGGGAGCGCATCGGTGTGTTGCTCCCCGGCCGGGTTGGCCAAGTCGGTCGCCCGGCGGCGGACAATCGGCTCTTCGTTGAAGCGGTTCTCTACCGCTACCGCGCCGGCATTCCCTGGCGCGACTTACCGGAGCGGTTTGGTGACTGGAAGAATGCCCATCGCCGGTTTAGTCGCTGGGCGGAGCGTGGGGTGTGGGAGCGGGTGTTTCGGCAGCTGAGTCGTGATGCGGATAACGAGTATGCGATGATCGACAGCACGATTGTGCGGGCTCATCAGCACAGCGCTGGCGCGCGAAAAAAAACGGGCCGCAAGCCATTGGGCGGAGCAAAGGCGGGTTGA